From the Arctopsyche grandis isolate Sample6627 chromosome 2, ASM5162203v2, whole genome shotgun sequence genome, the window tgcgtcgtaaaataaagggatcactcaggccggccgtaaaacctttcattacgcttggttagatgttggtgatgaattttaagaaagtcacacgaaattaaatcagttccttttggagttttgagggaataacatcgagcgcttttcgacttgcggatatgtcgaagagaaaacatacgtaagttttttatttatctttatgtttcttgtacagtaggacttattgtataatatgcataagagaaattgcgtttaaatatctcatattcctgaaaaaaaaaaaaaatcaaaatcgacggagtcgtatatgactccttgggataatgacacatatttcaATGACAAAGCTCCAAACCCCATTTTGTTGCAATCATTGATGAAATCGTTACAAATTCTTCAAATGTATTCCTAAAACGATTGAGATTGTCGTATGCATTTTTGATCATCGACTGAGCACTGATAACATCGACGTTTTTTGATTGTAGGAGCTTTGATACAAagttgagaggctgaagaatgtTATCAAAAGGCAcgagtaggagaataaattcgaaactttccattttcttttttagtccctttgcttctgattgttcatcctttcttttactttttaaaattatttctgtaagacATTTTAGGACATCTGTATAtgaatatcgaagtgcattgatGGAATCTAGTCTTGAAGACCAACGAGTAGGGTTCAATctttttaaagtaactgatggtgaattttccttaaaaacttcccacctgttaatgctgacagcgaaaaatttataaatttgttcaaccacatcaaaaaaataagaagctTTTGGCACATCAGATACGGTATCTTTAATGACGAGATTTAAATTATGAGCTGCACAGTGAACGTAATGAGCGTTTGGTTCGAGTTCAGTTATCTTCTTTTGTAGACCGTTGTATGCACCACTCATTACTCTGGCACCATCGTAACCCTGTCCTCTACATTTCGCAATATCTAGTCCTTTACTTGTCAATAaatccaaaataatttttttaaaccctcTGCACTTCTGTTTTTAACATTAAAGAACCCAAcgaatgattatttaatttcaacatcAATTGGACGTTGAATTTCATCTTTTTGAACAACAATGTATCGAAAAACAACACTCACTTGCTCAATTTTACTTAAATCTTGAGTACCGTCAATTATGATTGAATAGAAAGGCGAAATGTTTAtctctttaaatatttaattttctatttgtGTCGAAATTAATTGGatgatttcattttgaattttcgcGCTCAAATAAGTCACAAAACCTGCCTTATATTTGGTTATCAATGATTCCAAAAGAGGATCATAAGTTGCCAGAAATTTAATAAGAGAAAGAAATTTTCGAAATGCCAAATTACATTTGGCCAatgttaatattacattaataataaGATGAATCACTTGACGCCAGTAGTTTACACGACTTTTCAATTCTGACGAGATATATTCATCAATTGTCTCAGGATTTAGTGTGTACTTGAGATTTTTcgtgaattgaaattttttttgaaagtccTCTCCAGTCTTGTATGCCTTCAACCCAAGaggaattataatatttattttttttgtcagcAAAAAGCCAACACGGTTCACAGTACGCTCTATTCAGTTTTACCGAGTAACCTAGCCACGTCCTTTGTATTTCAATCCCAGACTGGTTGGtccacttaaaatattttttagaaaagcATCTTTTTCCAACGAGGTCTCGAGGAAAAGATACAAGATCAGGTTGACAAGTACCgtgattcaatataaatttcctCAGATTAGTGTCATTTTCTGTCAGCTCATTTGTGTAATGTCCTCGGTCAGTCGGATATTTTTCTTGAAGAAGGAACCTTATCGACTGAATCGACCACTTCACCAGAAATGTTTGAGGAAGAAGAGCTAGGCTCAGTCGACTAAATTTCTGCAACAGTTAAGTTCGCCGTATTATCCGTAACTGCTGGTTCAATTACATCGGTATTGCTCAAAGGAGAGCTTGGTTGTTTTTCTGATAAAACTGCTGGAGGACTTAATTCCACTATGTCACTAGAGGCTTTGAAAAATTTGTGGATTTTAGTCAATTTCGATGAACTCGCGATTTGAGTATATTTTCGCTTTCGAGATTCTGCTCCACTGAATTTTTTCTTAAAActactcatattaaaaaaatatatgtatcgcgAAAGATTTCTCAACTACAGGGATAACACAATGGTACACTTCACGTCACTTTACCCTGAGCAATGAGttagtttttatatacaatgatcaaacaccagtggcggctcgtgataatttttagtggcggggctgcactgaaaatatgtctaaaaaatgtcaccataattattttatcatgtcataacaggacaaaataagcacaatttttggcgtacgaccacttacatgtggatttaagtattattgaaaaaaaaactagcaaaattcaccactcattaaaggggtgcgtccaaacgcgatgaagatttcgaaaaatacgctggtactccagtaagattgctaaaaaaattcgttcttgctggtttcgcgacgcggattaaaaaaaaaccccaaaacctttcaaaaacttaaccccctaattcgtaacgaaaaacattaacctgttgacaatgcatcgatacatcggttgtttcatctgccataacagctagataagttgtttttttttttatttcagcacttatttgttccctacacacgttcaaaatacaatctaaaagttaattttgaatagtttttgatgtccctttaaaaaccgaagaagtttgaaaatgtttttttaaagaatcgtcgaaattttgtgaatattctagaagcccccgaaaaactcctggatttttttaattatctgtttcatcgtgtcccctcattggcatttcaaatttaccgcaaaatttaacgcaatcaataattttaaataaaacatcccgatttttttttgacgttttcgttatgcttatctatttcccgccgacaagcttcccaaaatcgtgagattacacaaattttttaagtgttcgacacttccctcgtgtttttaaatttatcgtttaaatgttttaagtcaataactcctgttttcgtccaagatgcttcgcctggcgactcgcctccaaacaaaatacacggataacaaaataacgcgtttttttctgtacatctcgttaaccaattgtattttttataaatgtctggattaaattttcgcgagtaactaaaagatctactagttgcaggctgtgaaataattaaattgggcgtgaggcagcctaatgcttttatagcgactttttcggtaagttctagtcgcgaaaagtgcaaattttgtaaatattttactgaattcttttgttcttccatttttaaaagaaaaaaaatcttaatatatttaaataaaaaattacgagaaaaagttaaacagatttgaaaaaagtttgctgttatcaaaatgaaaacgactcaccgaagatttgatgagggctcgtacacaaccaattaagagtaacgaaaacgaataaagctgtgatcgtgcgattcaactaatcaaatgtaagatcaagcgcgcgaaatcttaaacaaactgacagatgaatgtcgaaGGCGAAGACTGCC encodes:
- the LOC143922550 gene encoding zinc finger MYM-type protein 1-like, with protein sequence MSGAYNGLQKKITELEPNAHYVHCAAHNLNLVIKDTVSDVPKASYFFDVVEQIYKFFAVSINRWEVFKENSPSVTLKRLNPTRWSSRLDSINALRYSYTDVLKCLTEIILKSKRKDEQSEAKGLKKKMESFEFILLLVPFDNILQPLNFVSKLLQSKNVDVISAQSMIKNAYDNLNRFRNTFEEFVTISSMIATKWGI